One stretch of Lytechinus variegatus isolate NC3 chromosome 17, Lvar_3.0, whole genome shotgun sequence DNA includes these proteins:
- the LOC121430826 gene encoding putative pyrophosphatase PpaX isoform X1 has protein sequence MIRSAQRVSYFTLFSRGGLTMSTNGIRTAATDGKKVAIFDKDGTLLCMNAMLAPWMVKVAERMEAATGLGIKDEIYKDMGFDPRTRKFGSGHVLESTNEVCIRSLTSLLEKKGFSSEKARDVSVHCYDKDGSAALIGELLPFGDVHSIFSRLRDKGYLIAVNTSDSRIMTENTLGRLGVSDLVDMVVCGSDEDVKPKPDAYTALKICSSLGVHPKNSVFIGDTITDAMCGKNAECGLVISVLTGGIDKSILEKKADVVVDSIEEAADFILNQD, from the exons ATGATTCGTTCTGCCCAGCGTGTTTCTTATTTT ACTCTTTTTAGCAGAGGTGGACTCACAATGAGCACAAATGGCATCAGGACTGCAGCCACTGATGGAAAGAAAGTGGCCATATTTGACAAAGATGGAACCCTTCTATGTATGAATGCTATGCTTGCACCTTGGATGGTCAAAGTGGCAGAGAG AATGGAAGCTGCCACAGGACTTGGCATAAAAGATGAGATCTACAAGGATATGGGCTTTGATCCTCGCACCCGTAAATTTGGATCAGGTCATGTCTTGGAGTCTACCAATGAGGTCTGCATTAGGTCACTGACTAGTCTTCTTGAAAAGAAAGGCTTTTCATCCGAAAAAGCTAGGGACGTGTCTGTCCATTGCTACGATAAGGATGGCAGTGCTGCTCTTATTGGAGAACTCTTACCTTTCGGTGATGTGCACAGTATATTCTCAAGACTGAGAG ACAAGGGTTATTTGATTGCTGTGAACACATCCGACAGTCGCATCATGACCGAAAATACCCTGGGACGATTAGGTGTGTCTGACCTGGTTGACATGGTTGTGTGTGGGAGCGATGAAGACGTCAAACCCAAACCTGATGCTTATACCGCTCTGAAGATCTGTTCTAGTCTAGGAGTACATCCGAAGAATTCTGTTTTTATTGGAGACACCATCACCGATGCTATGTGTGGAAAGAACGCGGAATGTGGCCTTGTTATAA GTGTCCTTACTGGAGGGATAGATAAGTCAATTTTGGAGAAGAAAGCTGATGTTGTTGTTGACAGTATTGAAGAAGCAGCTGATTTCATACTCAACCAGGATTAA
- the LOC121430826 gene encoding putative pyrophosphatase PpaX isoform X2, with amino-acid sequence MSTNGIRTAATDGKKVAIFDKDGTLLCMNAMLAPWMVKVAERMEAATGLGIKDEIYKDMGFDPRTRKFGSGHVLESTNEVCIRSLTSLLEKKGFSSEKARDVSVHCYDKDGSAALIGELLPFGDVHSIFSRLRDKGYLIAVNTSDSRIMTENTLGRLGVSDLVDMVVCGSDEDVKPKPDAYTALKICSSLGVHPKNSVFIGDTITDAMCGKNAECGLVISVLTGGIDKSILEKKADVVVDSIEEAADFILNQD; translated from the exons ATGAGCACAAATGGCATCAGGACTGCAGCCACTGATGGAAAGAAAGTGGCCATATTTGACAAAGATGGAACCCTTCTATGTATGAATGCTATGCTTGCACCTTGGATGGTCAAAGTGGCAGAGAG AATGGAAGCTGCCACAGGACTTGGCATAAAAGATGAGATCTACAAGGATATGGGCTTTGATCCTCGCACCCGTAAATTTGGATCAGGTCATGTCTTGGAGTCTACCAATGAGGTCTGCATTAGGTCACTGACTAGTCTTCTTGAAAAGAAAGGCTTTTCATCCGAAAAAGCTAGGGACGTGTCTGTCCATTGCTACGATAAGGATGGCAGTGCTGCTCTTATTGGAGAACTCTTACCTTTCGGTGATGTGCACAGTATATTCTCAAGACTGAGAG ACAAGGGTTATTTGATTGCTGTGAACACATCCGACAGTCGCATCATGACCGAAAATACCCTGGGACGATTAGGTGTGTCTGACCTGGTTGACATGGTTGTGTGTGGGAGCGATGAAGACGTCAAACCCAAACCTGATGCTTATACCGCTCTGAAGATCTGTTCTAGTCTAGGAGTACATCCGAAGAATTCTGTTTTTATTGGAGACACCATCACCGATGCTATGTGTGGAAAGAACGCGGAATGTGGCCTTGTTATAA GTGTCCTTACTGGAGGGATAGATAAGTCAATTTTGGAGAAGAAAGCTGATGTTGTTGTTGACAGTATTGAAGAAGCAGCTGATTTCATACTCAACCAGGATTAA